A window of bacterium genomic DNA:
AGGCGATAGCTTTCGAGGTCCTTGAGGAAGGCCTCGTCGGGGGGCAGGGAGACTTTGGTGGTGGTGGCGTAGGCGCGGAGCTTGCCGTCCAGGACGGCCTGGCGGGAGAAGTAACCGGCCAGGGTATCCCATTTATCGGCGTATTCTTTATACGTGCAGCAGAGGTCGGGGATGCGGAAGCGGTTGGTCTCCTTGGACGGCTTGGTGGAGGTGTTGTAGACCTCCCACTCCTCGAAATCGGTGAGGACGCCGACGGAGACGGTTTCGAGGTTCCAGCCGTAGCGGAGGACCTGAAAGATGGCGCTTTTGTCCTGGGCGACCTTCACCTTGGGGGCCTTGGCCTCGATGACCACCGCCGGTTGCCCGCGATCGTCGTAGAGGATGTAGTCGGCCTTCTTCTTGCCGGACTCGGTCTCCACCGGCGGCTCGACGCGGACGATGTTCGGGTCGGTGACGTCCCAGCCCAAATTGACCAGCATTACATCTATCAGGCTCTGGCGGGTCTGCGACTCGTTGTTGGCGTACAGGCCGTAATTCTTCTCGAACTCCTCTTTTAATTCGTGGATGGTTTTCAATTCCGCCTCAATTACCCGATACCAATCCGACCCTCGGGGTAGGAGTAGTGGGCTTCGCCGCGCTTCTTGCCGATAGCCAGGCCCAAGGACAGCGGACCCACGCGACCGGCGAACATCAACAGGATTATCACGATTCGCCCGGCGTAGGATAAATCCCCGGTTATCCCCGCGGAGAGGCCGACGGTGCCCCAGGCGGAGACCGTCTCGAAGAGTATGTCCAGCGGCGGCTGGTCCTCCAAAAGCAGCAGGATGAAAAAGCCCGTGACAACGAAGGCGAGACCGCCCACCAGGACGGTCAGCGCCTGCTTGATCACCCCGGAGGGAATCTCGCGCTTGAAGACCTCGACGCGACTCTTGCCGCGCAGGTTGGCCCAGAAATTAAGGATGATGACGGCGAAGGTGCTGGTCTTGATGCCGCCGCCGGTGGAGCCGGGGCTGGCGCCGATGAACATCAGCACTACCATGACGAAGAGCGTCCCCGAGCGCAGGGCGTCGGTGGGGATGGTGTTGAACCCGGCGGTTCGGGTGGTGACCGACTGGAAGTATCCGGCCGCGATTTTTTCGCCCACGCCAAGGCCCTGCATGGAGTTCGACCACTCCAGGGGCGTGATGGCGATCCAGCCGACGAGAATCAAGATTGCGGTGACGGCAAGGACGAGCTTGGTTTGCAGGTTGAGGCGGCTCTGGGGCTGGCCTTTCTTGTGCCGTCGGCGCAGGCTGGTCAGGTTCATCAACACGACGAAGCCCAGGCCGCCCAGGATGATGAGGGAGGAGATGATCATCGAAGTGCCGACTGAGGAGACGTGGGGCTCCAAGTTGTCGGCGTTCAAGGAGAATCCGGCGTTGCAGAAGGCGGCGATGGAGTGGAAGGCCGAGGAGAAGAGGAGCTGGCTCTGGTCGGTGTACTTGGGCTCCCAGGTCTTGTACAGAAGGCCGAATCCGAGGAGCTCGATCAGGAGGGTGGCCAGTAACATGTACACGAGGAGTCGTCGGACGGTGGATAGGGCGTCGGCCTCGTAGGCATGGGAGTATAGGGCAATCTCCTTACGGGCCAGCCGGATGCCCAGGATGGTGGAGAAGAAGGCGGTGAAGCTCATCAGGCCCAGGCCGCCGATCT
This region includes:
- a CDS encoding TrkH family potassium uptake protein, whose protein sequence is MPRQEESVRELIQQKFTFTPALRARVDRLLRWIFLTCAVVAIASFIVEYGFFPSDFLRQIVHIAQALIILIFCLMPLAQLLFTHQRLTWIKEHLAELIVVAVYVVYLLVSSPQSGGDIPSVWSGGDTGTPESLLGGQLFIAANLIIRFIRGNRTLVALAQRPVRSILLTFLAVIGVGTLLLSLPRATVSGQIHPIDALFTATSATCVTGLTVVDTGSYFTRFGQSVIMGLIQIGGLGLMSFTAFFSTILGIRLARKEIALYSHAYEADALSTVRRLLVYMLLATLLIELLGFGLLYKTWEPKYTDQSQLLFSSAFHSIAAFCNAGFSLNADNLEPHVSSVGTSMIISSLIILGGLGFVVLMNLTSLRRRHKKGQPQSRLNLQTKLVLAVTAILILVGWIAITPLEWSNSMQGLGVGEKIAAGYFQSVTTRTAGFNTIPTDALRSGTLFVMVVLMFIGASPGSTGGGIKTSTFAVIILNFWANLRGKSRVEVFKREIPSGVIKQALTVLVGGLAFVVTGFFILLLLEDQPPLDILFETVSAWGTVGLSAGITGDLSYAGRIVIILLMFAGRVGPLSLGLAIGKKRGEAHYSYPEGRIGIG